CGGACGCACGGTGCACTTCCTGCTCGCGCGCTGGCGGGCGGCGGAGCTGGCGACTCCCGTGGTGCGCGCGGCGAATACTGGGATATCGGGGTTCATCGACGAGCGAGGGCGCGTGTACTTCCGGGGCGTGCGGGGCGTGCTACAGCCATCCAATCGGCCGACGAGCGTTCTCGGCTTTGCGCAGGCCGAGGTCATCCTTCACGCGCGCATCGTCCCCGGCACGCGCACGACCCTCTACGCGCGCACCGGCGATGTCGTCGGCTGGGGGACGCTGTTCGCGGGCGTCGCTCTCGCGGCGTGGGGCGTCTGGCCGAGAAAGAATGGGCGCCCCGACCGGGACGACGCCGGGTCCGGGGCGAACCCGGGGGCGGCGACGAACGCATGAGTGATCGCACCCATCCCTGATTCACCTCGCTCCGGAGCGACCCGCTATGGCTGACCAGACTCTTTGGATCTCGCTGCTGACCCCCCACGCGCTGCGCGCCGTCAGCGGCGCGGCGCTGCTGGCCGGGGCGACGATCCTCGGGGCGGGGTCGAGCGCCCTCGCCCAGCAGCGCGGCGGCGCCCTCCAGCCCCCTCGCACCAACGCCGATGTCACGGCGCAGACCTCACGCTCGCAGCTGCGCGAGCGCGCGATCGGCGTCCTCGAAGAATTCTCAAAGAACGACGACGCCCAGACACGCGCCAACGCGATCGAGGCGCTGCAGAAGGTCCCCGGGCGCGCCGAGCTCGCCATCGAGCGCGGGCTGCGCGACGAGAACATGGGCGTGCGCTTCGTGGCGGCGATGTCCGCCTCGCGGATGCGCCTCGTGTCCCAGGTCCACAACATCGAACCGCTGCTCGACGACCCCGAGCCCATCGTGCGCGCGGCGGCGATCTGCGCCCTGCGGCGCTGCGGGCGCAACGCCGACCCGACGCTGCTGGCCAACATGCTCGCCAGTCGCGACCTGCGCATGCGATCGCAGGCCGCGTTCCTGCTGGGCGAGATCGGCGACGCGTCGGCGATCCCGATGCTGCGCGACCTCTCCAGCTCGCACCCCGACATCGGCCTGCCCAGCGAGCAGCGTCTGTTCCGGCTGCAGGTCGCCGAGGCGCTGGTGAAACTCGGCTGGAAGGACGCGATCCACCCGGTGCGTGCGGCGCTGTACCCCTCGAGCACGGAAGAGGTCGAAGCGTCGATCCTGGCGGCCCAGATCCTGGGCGAGCTGCGCGATCGCGCGAGCGTGGCGGAGCTGGTGAACCGCATCGAAGACCGGGTGTCCGGGCCCGGGTCGCCGCACCTGATGCCCCCCGAGATGCGACTTGCCGCGACGATCGGCCTGGCGAAGATGGGCTATCGCGACGGGCGGTATGTCGCGATCCAGTACATCGGGGCGCCCCCCCCTCCCCTGCGCTCACAGGCCGCGATCGCGCTGGGCGAAGCGGGCGTGGTGGAGGACCTGCAGATCCTCGACGCGC
This Phycisphaeraceae bacterium DNA region includes the following protein-coding sequences:
- a CDS encoding HEAT repeat domain-containing protein — encoded protein: MADQTLWISLLTPHALRAVSGAALLAGATILGAGSSALAQQRGGALQPPRTNADVTAQTSRSQLRERAIGVLEEFSKNDDAQTRANAIEALQKVPGRAELAIERGLRDENMGVRFVAAMSASRMRLVSQVHNIEPLLDDPEPIVRAAAICALRRCGRNADPTLLANMLASRDLRMRSQAAFLLGEIGDASAIPMLRDLSSSHPDIGLPSEQRLFRLQVAEALVKLGWKDAIHPVRAALYPSSTEEVEASILAAQILGELRDRASVAELVNRIEDRVSGPGSPHLMPPEMRLAATIGLAKMGYRDGRYVAIQYIGAPPPPLRSQAAIALGEAGVVEDLQILDALMLGDESPMVRVAAASAMVSLADRLASGIR